A single Planctomycetota bacterium DNA region contains:
- a CDS encoding anhydro-N-acetylmuramic acid kinase produces MDTDARILLGMMSGTSADGVDAAAVRITGRGRGMSAELLRHTHAPYEPNLRARIFKLRGDGHGSFAEYAAICRALTLVHADAAKACMDSAGLTSDDIAAIAVHGQTFFHEPPDTIQLFDPALLAWHTGCQVISDFRRADLAAGGQGAPLVPFADWLLFRHPTKHRVLLNLGGIANLTYLPAGCELEDVIAFDCGPANCLSDHIMRTRGDAAFDEGGWRAMGGECKSGVACLEMLEEFDFFSRRPPKSLDVPELIDKFEQKASAHNLFDPYLTITEHQLGFALRTANGIASQAIAEALVDIAADEPTDVIVSGGGWSNLDLRRQVIEDSQTYRLDRIRFATTADHGVPTDAKEAVAFALLGAATLDGEPSNVPSATGASRSVVLGAITPRP; encoded by the coding sequence ATGGACACCGACGCACGCATTTTGTTGGGCATGATGAGCGGCACCAGCGCCGACGGCGTCGATGCCGCGGCTGTTCGCATCACCGGCCGGGGACGCGGGATGTCCGCCGAGCTGCTGCGTCACACGCACGCTCCCTACGAGCCGAACCTTCGGGCACGCATCTTTAAACTTCGCGGCGACGGTCATGGCAGCTTCGCCGAGTATGCGGCGATCTGTCGCGCCCTGACCCTCGTCCACGCCGACGCGGCGAAAGCGTGCATGGACTCCGCCGGCCTGACATCAGACGACATCGCCGCGATCGCGGTGCATGGGCAGACGTTCTTCCACGAGCCGCCCGACACGATTCAGCTGTTCGACCCTGCCCTGCTCGCGTGGCACACGGGCTGTCAGGTGATCAGCGACTTCCGCCGGGCCGACCTCGCCGCGGGCGGGCAAGGCGCCCCGCTGGTCCCGTTCGCCGACTGGCTGCTCTTCCGCCATCCGACCAAGCACCGCGTCCTCCTCAACCTCGGTGGCATCGCGAACCTGACGTATCTGCCAGCGGGTTGCGAACTCGAAGACGTCATCGCCTTCGACTGCGGTCCGGCAAACTGCTTGAGCGATCACATCATGCGAACACGGGGGGATGCGGCTTTCGATGAAGGTGGCTGGAGGGCAATGGGAGGCGAGTGCAAGAGTGGGGTGGCTTGTCTCGAGATGCTCGAGGAGTTCGATTTCTTCTCCCGCCGCCCGCCGAAGTCGTTGGATGTCCCGGAGCTGATTGACAAGTTCGAGCAGAAGGCCTCCGCGCACAACTTGTTCGATCCATACCTGACGATCACAGAACACCAGCTGGGTTTCGCTCTTCGTACGGCCAATGGCATCGCGTCCCAAGCCATCGCCGAGGCACTCGTTGACATAGCCGCCGACGAGCCGACGGATGTCATCGTCAGCGGCGGCGGCTGGTCAAATCTCGACCTGCGTCGGCAGGTTATCGAGGACTCCCAAACCTACCGGCTTGATCGGATTCGCTTTGCCACGACCGCCGACCACGGCGTTCCGACTGACGCCAAGGAAGCCGTCGCGTTTGCCCTGCTCGGTGCGGCGACGTTGGACGGGGAGCCATCGAACGTGCCCAGCGCAACCGGGGCGTCGCGGTCTGTCGTGCTCGGGGCGATCACGCCACGGCCGTAA
- a CDS encoding ATP-dependent Clp protease adaptor ClpS: MADQEQDIPKYDPDDDNKSGGTATKSPPKSDKKSSPKKRPPGMLPPWKVLLHNDDSNDIEYVIDTVLGLTPLKEQEATLRTIEAHKQGVALLLVTHKERAELYEDQFKSKGLTVSIEPAE, translated from the coding sequence ATGGCCGATCAGGAACAGGACATCCCGAAGTACGACCCGGACGATGATAACAAGTCGGGCGGCACCGCGACCAAGTCACCGCCGAAGTCGGACAAGAAGTCGTCACCCAAGAAGCGTCCGCCGGGCATGCTCCCGCCGTGGAAAGTGCTGCTGCACAATGACGATTCGAACGACATCGAGTACGTCATCGACACGGTGCTCGGCCTGACGCCGCTCAAGGAGCAGGAAGCCACCCTCCGCACGATCGAGGCCCACAAGCAGGGCGTCGCGTTGCTTTTGGTGACACACAAGGAGCGGGCGGAGCTTTACGAGGATCAGTTCAAGAGCAAGGGCTTGACCGTCTCGATCGAACCCGCCGAGTGA
- a CDS encoding serine/threonine-protein kinase: MAEKPTSNDGGSSDNTPGSVTAGSLSEFAAAFEDKSGTHVTPKWLGKRIGRFRLLSLLGQGSWGRVFEAEDRSLKRRVALKVLRSRGRGSTKETTAKVLHEARAVAGLEHPNIAQVYEIGEAHNLLFIAMELQPGGTLKEAVHAHGPLAVDRACRLCADAADALHFAHQNGVLHRDIKPGNLMLSRTGTCKVVDFGLAQIDDPSDPGISNRTAGTPHYVAPEVVCNNPASPRADLYSLACTLFFLLTGRKPFEHLTDPANRGNTNEREAVLRAQMDEPIAPVTDFRSDVPDGLTALMEQALSKDPSQRPKDLGTFAKALRTFAALPANASGSVAPLPPAATTPTPMTARRPAKRKTSSTPLILGGVAAVVVVGVLVTAGMLTGDDREDIAAVQPPAEEPAVERPAVELPAEEPVETRPPIMTPPVERLAPIVVPEPEAEPTPEPVEPPAEQKPVASDAISVSDRDALMAADGSRVTVEGNVSFARLSGTGKVFTVGFEGVNIRDGFTLAWFPRDFEAMAQAFGGEHGEGIHGNTIRVTGTVSIYRDKPQMVVNSPDQIEVIE, from the coding sequence ATGGCCGAGAAGCCGACAAGTAATGACGGTGGGAGCAGCGACAACACGCCGGGGAGCGTGACGGCCGGTTCGCTCAGCGAGTTCGCCGCCGCGTTCGAGGACAAGTCCGGCACCCACGTCACACCCAAGTGGCTCGGAAAACGGATCGGCCGATTCCGACTGCTGTCGTTGCTGGGTCAAGGCAGTTGGGGTCGCGTGTTCGAGGCCGAGGATCGTTCGCTCAAGCGGCGTGTCGCGCTCAAGGTGTTGCGGTCCCGGGGTCGCGGATCGACCAAGGAGACCACCGCCAAAGTCCTCCACGAAGCCCGCGCCGTCGCCGGACTCGAGCACCCCAATATCGCTCAGGTCTACGAGATCGGCGAGGCCCATAACCTGCTGTTCATCGCGATGGAACTGCAACCCGGCGGCACGCTCAAGGAGGCAGTCCACGCCCACGGCCCCCTTGCGGTCGACCGAGCCTGTCGGCTCTGCGCGGATGCCGCCGATGCGTTGCATTTCGCCCACCAGAACGGCGTGCTCCACCGCGACATCAAGCCGGGCAACCTCATGCTCAGCCGCACCGGGACCTGCAAGGTCGTCGACTTCGGCTTGGCGCAGATCGACGATCCGTCCGACCCGGGCATCTCCAACCGCACGGCCGGTACACCGCATTACGTCGCCCCGGAAGTCGTGTGCAACAACCCGGCCTCTCCCCGGGCTGACCTGTACTCACTGGCATGCACGTTGTTCTTCCTGCTGACCGGCCGCAAACCGTTCGAGCATCTGACCGATCCGGCCAACCGCGGCAACACCAACGAGCGAGAAGCGGTGCTGCGTGCCCAGATGGACGAACCGATCGCGCCCGTAACCGACTTTCGGTCCGACGTCCCCGATGGGCTGACCGCGCTGATGGAGCAGGCCTTGTCCAAGGACCCGTCGCAGCGACCCAAGGATCTCGGCACTTTCGCAAAGGCGCTTCGCACGTTCGCCGCCCTGCCGGCCAACGCGAGCGGATCGGTCGCGCCGTTGCCCCCGGCCGCGACCACGCCGACACCGATGACGGCTCGGCGTCCGGCCAAACGCAAGACGTCGTCGACGCCGCTGATCCTCGGTGGCGTTGCGGCCGTGGTCGTGGTCGGTGTTCTCGTCACGGCGGGCATGCTCACCGGAGACGACAGAGAAGATATCGCCGCCGTGCAGCCGCCCGCTGAAGAACCTGCCGTCGAACGCCCCGCCGTAGAGCTTCCTGCCGAGGAACCGGTAGAGACGCGACCGCCGATCATGACTCCGCCGGTCGAACGCCTCGCACCCATCGTCGTACCAGAACCCGAGGCGGAACCAACGCCGGAACCGGTCGAACCGCCCGCGGAACAAAAGCCCGTCGCGTCCGATGCGATCTCCGTGTCCGACCGTGATGCCCTGATGGCCGCCGACGGCAGTCGCGTCACCGTCGAGGGTAACGTGTCGTTCGCACGCCTCAGCGGCACGGGCAAAGTCTTCACCGTCGGCTTCGAAGGCGTCAACATCCGTGACGGCTTCACGCTCGCCTGGTTCCCGCGCGACTTTGAAGCCATGGCCCAAGCGTTCGGCGGCGAACACGGCGAAGGTATCCACGGCAACACCATCCGCGTCACCGGCACCGTCAGCATCTACCGCGACAAGCCGCAGATGGTCGTGAACAGCCCCGACCAAATCGAAGTCATTGAGTAG
- a CDS encoding citrate synthase — MSADNATLHCDGNELSLPTHTGSEGERAVDVTKLRGSSGLITFDPGYRNTGSCESAITFINPEEGVLRYRGIHIDELAEHCSFLEVAYLLIWGELPTQDALEHFISTVCEHTPVHDRLLSILNGFPPDASPMAMLSASLNGLCGYHPEVLDVDYEEHFDLTATKLIAKVATLAAAIYRHREGKLADVRNRDECDYTLNFLKMKFGKEDFNPAMAKALDLIFLLHADHEQNCSASTCRMVGSSHANLFASCAAAICALWGPLHGGANVEIMNQLESIHNDPDLDADKFIAGVKDKKYRLFGFGHPVYKNYDPRAKILKGQAEAVLASLDRADDPLLEIAKKLEAAALADDYFVSRNLYPNVDFYSGIIMRAMGIPTDMFTVLFAIGRMPGWIAQYKEVRDQKGKIYRPRQLYTGKTDQHVTPIAER, encoded by the coding sequence ATGTCTGCCGATAACGCCACCCTCCATTGCGACGGAAATGAACTCTCTCTACCCACCCACACCGGCTCCGAAGGCGAACGTGCCGTCGATGTGACCAAGCTGCGTGGGTCTTCCGGGCTCATCACCTTCGACCCCGGCTATCGCAACACCGGCTCATGCGAATCGGCGATCACGTTCATCAACCCCGAGGAAGGCGTTCTCCGCTATCGCGGCATCCATATCGACGAACTGGCCGAGCATTGCAGCTTTCTCGAAGTCGCCTACCTGCTCATCTGGGGCGAACTGCCCACTCAGGACGCCCTGGAACACTTCATCAGCACCGTCTGCGAACACACCCCGGTCCACGACCGGCTGCTCTCCATCCTGAACGGCTTCCCGCCTGACGCATCGCCGATGGCCATGCTTTCGGCCAGTCTCAACGGCCTTTGCGGCTACCACCCCGAAGTCCTCGACGTCGACTACGAGGAACACTTCGACCTGACCGCCACCAAACTCATCGCCAAGGTCGCGACGCTCGCCGCCGCCATCTACCGCCACCGTGAAGGCAAGCTTGCCGATGTGCGCAACCGCGACGAGTGCGACTACACGCTGAACTTCCTGAAAATGAAGTTCGGCAAGGAGGATTTCAACCCCGCGATGGCCAAGGCGTTGGACCTGATTTTCCTGCTCCATGCCGACCATGAGCAAAACTGCTCGGCGTCGACCTGCCGGATGGTCGGCAGTTCCCACGCCAATCTGTTCGCGTCCTGTGCCGCAGCCATCTGTGCCCTCTGGGGACCGCTCCACGGCGGGGCCAACGTCGAGATCATGAATCAGCTCGAGTCGATCCACAACGATCCTGACCTCGACGCCGACAAGTTCATCGCCGGTGTGAAGGACAAGAAGTACCGCCTGTTCGGCTTTGGCCATCCGGTCTACAAGAATTACGACCCGCGCGCGAAAATCCTCAAGGGTCAGGCCGAGGCGGTGCTCGCGAGCCTGGACCGTGCCGATGACCCGCTGCTGGAGATCGCCAAGAAACTCGAGGCGGCGGCACTGGCCGACGACTACTTCGTAAGCCGCAACCTCTACCCGAACGTCGACTTCTACAGCGGCATCATCATGCGCGCGATGGGCATTCCGACGGACATGTTCACGGTGCTCTTCGCCATCGGCCGCATGCCGGGCTGGATTGCCCAGTACAAGGAAGTTCGCGACCAGAAGGGCAAGATCTATCGCCCCCGTCAGCTTTACACGGGCAAGACCGATCAACACGTAACGCCAATCGCCGAACGGTAA
- a CDS encoding glycosyltransferase family 39 protein has translation MRVLPESLFIDEASGRRWGMSMLMLAVAVGYFVLLLGYWSPAHPGSNQHGYLTGARNFIEYGHTGFVPETPYEFIGAMYVMPTPENGTVFPKYPAGLSALMAGGMLIADAVGGDPVVGAHLVSPVMATLGLLGVFYLIRPVAGSFAALLGAVTLGCSQVYFTLAVNPNSHATDTALAAIGFALLLRWMRKGNFLVGMLGGGIVGLAATVRYTDGVLGLAVFVACVGAIYWKRPVTYLKAALPLLAWLVPVAALYAHNWYHMETLTGYDSTNESSAFRVSWFVENWERTVRLIHDEGLIFLFGPGVFGVFLLLAKSPRLGLTMLAWLIPSALLYSAYYYAPNYSIAYLRFFMVIMPVIVMGAFFVLGRGVMNNPAFAGRWSQAAASIAAGAVVLLACIVGTTRAAYGNEASLMLGFTLEKAKADNANHASLGNAVRRVAPEGSLVVTFTGGIDGFAQHLQFAGGYELYAENAWSRSGMRSFGWMAADKDDVPNPIDPNLLAFRREHYDGKSSADLKLIGIRTINDALADGRRVFIVTTPGREDDLLGGAFDAEVLVRWTSTPQVFAQAEAEPEDDGRRRGWGKARSTPQTRVLNATRQNYVIAELKRKPAEFAIR, from the coding sequence GTGCGAGTTCTCCCGGAAAGCCTGTTCATCGATGAAGCCAGTGGCCGGCGGTGGGGCATGTCGATGCTCATGCTTGCTGTGGCGGTCGGGTACTTCGTCCTGCTGCTCGGCTATTGGTCGCCCGCGCATCCAGGTTCCAACCAGCACGGTTATCTCACCGGCGCGCGCAACTTCATCGAGTATGGGCACACGGGATTCGTGCCCGAGACGCCGTACGAGTTCATCGGGGCGATGTACGTCATGCCAACGCCCGAGAACGGCACGGTTTTCCCGAAGTACCCAGCCGGGCTTAGTGCGCTCATGGCCGGCGGCATGCTCATCGCCGATGCGGTCGGTGGTGACCCGGTCGTGGGGGCGCACCTCGTGAGTCCGGTCATGGCGACGCTCGGCTTGCTGGGCGTGTTCTACCTCATCCGCCCGGTCGCCGGCAGCTTCGCGGCGTTGCTCGGGGCAGTCACGCTTGGCTGTTCGCAGGTCTACTTCACGCTCGCGGTCAATCCGAACAGTCATGCGACGGATACGGCGCTTGCGGCGATCGGGTTCGCGTTGTTGCTGCGGTGGATGCGGAAAGGCAACTTCCTCGTCGGCATGCTCGGTGGCGGGATCGTCGGCCTTGCGGCAACGGTGCGCTACACCGACGGCGTGCTCGGGCTGGCGGTGTTCGTGGCTTGCGTCGGTGCGATCTACTGGAAGCGACCGGTGACGTACCTCAAGGCCGCTTTGCCCTTACTAGCTTGGCTTGTTCCCGTCGCCGCACTCTACGCCCACAACTGGTACCACATGGAAACCCTCACCGGTTACGACTCGACCAACGAATCGTCGGCGTTCCGTGTGAGTTGGTTCGTCGAGAACTGGGAACGCACCGTCCGTCTCATTCACGACGAGGGGCTGATCTTCCTTTTCGGTCCCGGTGTGTTCGGCGTGTTTCTGTTATTGGCCAAGTCACCCCGACTGGGGCTGACGATGCTCGCCTGGCTCATCCCGTCGGCGCTGCTGTACTCGGCGTACTACTACGCCCCGAACTATTCGATCGCATATCTGCGGTTCTTCATGGTGATCATGCCGGTGATCGTGATGGGGGCGTTCTTCGTGCTTGGCCGGGGTGTGATGAACAACCCGGCGTTCGCGGGGCGTTGGTCGCAGGCGGCGGCGTCGATCGCAGCGGGGGCGGTCGTGCTCCTCGCGTGCATCGTCGGCACCACCCGCGCGGCGTACGGTAACGAAGCGTCGCTCATGCTCGGTTTCACACTCGAAAAAGCCAAAGCCGACAATGCCAACCATGCGTCTCTCGGCAACGCAGTCCGCCGGGTCGCGCCGGAGGGGAGTTTGGTCGTCACGTTCACTGGCGGCATCGACGGTTTCGCGCAGCATTTGCAGTTTGCCGGCGGTTATGAGTTGTACGCGGAGAATGCCTGGAGCCGGTCAGGCATGCGGAGCTTCGGTTGGATGGCTGCGGACAAAGACGACGTGCCCAACCCGATCGACCCGAACTTGCTTGCATTTCGGCGTGAGCATTACGACGGCAAAAGTTCAGCTGACTTGAAGCTCATTGGCATTCGTACCATCAACGACGCGCTGGCCGACGGTCGGCGGGTGTTCATCGTCACCACGCCCGGCCGTGAAGATGATTTGCTCGGCGGTGCTTTTGACGCGGAGGTGCTAGTGCGTTGGACGAGCACGCCGCAGGTGTTCGCACAGGCCGAGGCCGAACCCGAAGACGATGGCCGTCGTCGCGGTTGGGGCAAGGCTCGCAGCACACCCCAGACCCGCGTCCTCAACGCCACCCGCCAGAATTACGTGATCGCCGAACTCAAGCGAAAGCCGGCCGAGTTCGCCATACGCTGA
- the hslV gene encoding ATP-dependent protease subunit HslV yields the protein MMQYRATTILSVRRDGMVALGGDGQVSLGDTIAKADANKIRRLNGDKVLCGFAGSAADAFALMERFETKLADHPDDTRRAAVELAKDWRTDRAMRRLEAMLAVADAECSLVLSGGGDVIEPTDGVIGIGSGGVYASSAAKALLRHSDLDAEAIVRAAMTIAGETCVYTNTNIIVHSIGQAGTPRKPIRQHGG from the coding sequence ATCATGCAATACCGTGCCACCACCATCCTGAGTGTCCGCCGCGACGGTATGGTCGCCCTCGGCGGCGACGGGCAAGTGAGCCTCGGTGACACGATCGCCAAAGCCGACGCAAACAAGATCCGTCGTCTCAACGGCGACAAGGTGCTGTGCGGTTTCGCCGGCAGCGCGGCCGACGCGTTCGCGCTCATGGAACGATTCGAAACCAAGCTCGCCGATCATCCGGACGACACCCGCCGGGCGGCCGTCGAGCTGGCCAAGGACTGGCGAACCGACCGGGCGATGCGCCGGCTCGAGGCGATGCTCGCAGTGGCCGACGCCGAGTGTTCGCTGGTGCTCAGCGGCGGTGGTGACGTGATCGAGCCGACCGATGGCGTCATCGGCATCGGTTCCGGCGGCGTGTATGCGAGCAGCGCCGCCAAGGCCCTGCTCCGTCACTCCGACCTCGACGCTGAAGCGATCGTTCGCGCCGCGATGACCATCGCCGGCGAAACGTGCGTCTACACCAACACGAACATCATCGTGCACAGCATCGGTCAAGCCGGAACGCCTCGGAAGCCGATTCGCCAACACGGCGGCTAA
- the hslU gene encoding ATP-dependent protease ATPase subunit HslU, with product MEMTPRQIVDALDTHIVGQHDAKRAVAVAVRNRWRRQQLDPEVAADVSPKNILMIGPTGVGKTEIARRLAALVGSPFVKVEATKFTEVGYHGRDVEAMIRDLLDVSIALVREEQTEAVKDAAATRVEDRLLDQLLPKPSGFEEEEQARWERSREKLREQLRAGKLEDREVEVSVERKTSVVGMFGPQGAEMDPEMQGMLEGMIPKKRDTRRTTVGEARRVLQSEEAEKLIDKDKLTRQAIERCEQTGIVFLDEIDKVATSGKESGPDVSRQGVQRDLLPIVEGSVVVTKHGPVKTDHILFIAAGAFHQSKPSDLMPELQGRFPIRVELDDLGVADFERILVEPRSALTKQQTLLLGTEGLTVTFADDAITEMAKLAYDANRRQQNIGARRLYTIMERVLEDVSFDASDREGEAFEVTAAFVRERLDEVMADEDLSKFVL from the coding sequence ATGGAGATGACCCCCCGGCAGATCGTCGACGCGCTCGACACGCACATCGTCGGCCAACATGACGCCAAGCGTGCCGTTGCCGTGGCCGTGCGAAATCGTTGGCGTCGGCAACAACTCGATCCCGAGGTCGCCGCCGACGTATCGCCGAAGAACATTCTGATGATCGGCCCCACCGGCGTGGGCAAAACGGAAATCGCCCGCCGTCTTGCCGCGCTGGTCGGCTCGCCGTTCGTGAAGGTGGAGGCGACCAAGTTCACCGAGGTCGGTTATCACGGCCGCGATGTCGAGGCGATGATTCGAGACCTGCTCGACGTGTCGATCGCGCTGGTGCGGGAGGAGCAAACCGAGGCGGTCAAGGATGCCGCGGCGACGCGCGTCGAGGATCGTTTGCTCGATCAACTCCTGCCCAAGCCGAGCGGTTTCGAGGAAGAAGAACAAGCCCGCTGGGAGCGCAGTCGGGAAAAGCTCCGGGAGCAACTACGGGCCGGTAAGCTCGAGGATCGTGAGGTCGAGGTGAGCGTCGAACGCAAAACCTCCGTCGTCGGCATGTTCGGGCCGCAGGGCGCGGAGATGGACCCGGAGATGCAGGGCATGCTCGAAGGGATGATTCCGAAGAAGCGCGACACCCGTCGCACAACCGTCGGCGAAGCACGCCGGGTGTTGCAAAGCGAGGAAGCCGAGAAGCTGATCGACAAGGACAAACTCACCCGCCAGGCGATCGAACGCTGCGAACAGACCGGCATTGTCTTCCTCGACGAGATCGACAAGGTCGCGACCAGCGGCAAGGAGTCCGGCCCGGACGTTTCGCGGCAGGGCGTGCAGCGCGACCTCTTGCCGATCGTCGAGGGGAGCGTCGTCGTCACCAAACACGGTCCGGTCAAGACCGACCACATTCTGTTCATCGCCGCCGGCGCGTTTCACCAGAGCAAGCCGAGCGATCTGATGCCGGAGTTGCAGGGGCGTTTCCCGATCCGCGTTGAGCTGGACGACTTGGGCGTCGCGGACTTCGAGCGGATCCTTGTCGAGCCGCGCAGCGCGTTGACCAAGCAGCAAACGCTGCTGCTTGGTACCGAAGGGCTGACAGTGACATTTGCCGACGACGCGATCACCGAGATGGCCAAGCTCGCCTACGACGCCAACCGTCGTCAACAAAACATCGGTGCCCGGCGGCTGTACACGATCATGGAGCGCGTTCTCGAAGATGTGAGCTTCGACGCCAGCGATCGCGAGGGCGAAGCGTTCGAGGTGACCGCCGCTTTCGTACGCGAACGGCTCGATGAAGTGATGGCCGACGAAGACTTGTCGAAGTTCGTGCTATGA
- a CDS encoding gamma carbonic anhydrase family protein, whose product MNRSVQFQHQAGDFYTAPSATIVGVVGIGTDANFWFNSVVRGDVAPVTIGARVNVQDGACIHCDSGVPNVIGDDVSIGHGAIVHGERVGPGTLIGMGAVVLGRTSIGAQCLIAAGCTVPPGLQVPDRSVVMGVPGKIVREVRPKELDYLDWLSKHYVDLARRYAAGDFRPPGS is encoded by the coding sequence ATGAACCGGTCGGTCCAGTTCCAACATCAAGCGGGCGACTTCTACACCGCGCCCTCGGCCACCATCGTCGGCGTTGTCGGCATTGGTACCGACGCCAACTTCTGGTTCAACAGCGTCGTCCGAGGCGACGTCGCGCCCGTCACGATCGGAGCGCGCGTCAACGTTCAGGACGGCGCGTGCATTCACTGCGACAGCGGCGTGCCCAACGTGATCGGAGACGACGTGAGCATCGGCCACGGCGCGATCGTCCACGGCGAGCGCGTCGGCCCTGGTACGCTCATCGGAATGGGCGCGGTTGTGCTCGGCAGGACGAGTATCGGTGCCCAGTGCCTGATCGCCGCCGGCTGCACCGTCCCGCCAGGCTTGCAGGTTCCCGACCGCAGCGTCGTGATGGGCGTACCCGGCAAGATCGTCCGCGAAGTCCGCCCCAAGGAACTCGACTATCTTGACTGGCTCAGCAAGCACTACGTTGACCTGGCACGCAGGTACGCCGCCGGCGACTTTCGACCGCCCGGGTCATAG
- a CDS encoding alcohol dehydrogenase catalytic domain-containing protein yields the protein MKALTLTPDGPRLEARREKPAAAGEALLKIWQAGVCSTDLELAKGYMNFTGVLGHEFVATVESAPDTKLLGNRVVGEINCVCSACDLCQRGLRAHCRNRTVLGILDRDGCFAEYTRLPAENLHVLPDTIDDDAAVFVEPLAAAIQVTKQVRFDEKTWVTVLGDGRLGLLVAQVVRNAGAPVRLLGRHPQKLALAERWQVRSRNVADVKPRSDQDVVIDCTGSTAGLELALSLCRPRGTVVLKSTVAADKPMNLAKAVVDEITIVGSRCGPFRDAIAALANGSIDVASLIHKRMKLDNAVEALELAGRPGVLKVILTM from the coding sequence ATGAAAGCCCTCACCCTCACGCCTGACGGACCGCGGCTCGAGGCACGACGTGAGAAACCGGCGGCGGCGGGAGAAGCCTTGCTCAAAATTTGGCAGGCCGGCGTCTGCTCGACCGATCTGGAACTCGCCAAAGGCTACATGAACTTCACCGGCGTGCTCGGGCATGAGTTCGTCGCGACCGTCGAATCGGCGCCCGACACCAAGCTCCTCGGCAATCGAGTCGTCGGGGAGATCAACTGCGTCTGCTCTGCCTGCGACCTTTGCCAAAGGGGCCTGCGGGCGCATTGCCGAAACCGCACGGTGCTCGGCATTCTCGACCGCGACGGGTGTTTTGCCGAGTACACGCGCCTGCCGGCCGAGAATCTTCATGTTCTGCCCGACACTATTGACGACGACGCGGCCGTCTTCGTCGAACCCCTCGCGGCCGCCATCCAGGTCACCAAGCAAGTGCGGTTCGATGAGAAGACATGGGTCACGGTTCTTGGCGACGGGCGTCTCGGACTTCTCGTCGCCCAAGTGGTCCGCAACGCCGGCGCACCGGTTCGGCTGCTCGGCCGGCATCCGCAGAAACTCGCCCTCGCCGAACGCTGGCAAGTCCGATCACGCAACGTCGCCGACGTGAAACCACGCAGTGACCAGGACGTGGTCATCGACTGCACCGGCAGCACGGCGGGGCTTGAACTGGCGCTGAGTCTCTGCCGCCCACGCGGCACGGTGGTGCTCAAGAGCACGGTCGCGGCGGACAAACCGATGAACCTTGCAAAGGCCGTCGTGGATGAGATCACGATCGTCGGCAGCCGGTGCGGACCGTTCCGCGATGCGATCGCCGCGCTGGCCAACGGCAGCATCGACGTCGCCAGCCTGATCCACAAACGCATGAAACTGGACAACGCCGTCGAAGCGCTGGAGCTTGCCGGACGGCCGGGCGTGCTGAAGGTCATCCTCACGATGTGA
- a CDS encoding HEAT repeat domain-containing protein codes for MNRSTILTLCTVTLVAGLTTGCNRSMGVQNDGMSFHERQAYLAAKADRSPGAMDRSREMVEAIFMELPKRVIERMRGTSAGDMARGLRSPNPADRRMALLDLASRDFGGQADYVTVYKGYAQSDPDPTVRAAAIRALNLTRSGEPAVFVSSLNADEPLVRLEAAKALSNLPDESAVQPLLKVAEDKMEDIDIRIAAADALKHYPQLDVARRLANLVGDNDFSIAWQAGQSLKYLTGMDYDYRPGQWLTFLSESEKPFG; via the coding sequence ATGAATCGATCGACCATATTGACACTCTGCACCGTCACGCTCGTCGCCGGCCTGACCACCGGCTGCAACCGGAGCATGGGGGTCCAGAACGACGGGATGAGCTTCCACGAGCGGCAGGCCTACCTCGCCGCCAAGGCCGACAGGTCGCCGGGGGCGATGGACCGGTCGCGCGAGATGGTGGAGGCGATTTTCATGGAGTTGCCCAAGCGGGTCATCGAACGCATGCGCGGCACCAGCGCCGGCGACATGGCACGAGGCTTGCGCAGCCCCAACCCGGCCGACCGACGCATGGCGCTACTTGACTTGGCCAGCCGAGATTTCGGCGGGCAGGCCGATTACGTCACGGTCTACAAGGGCTACGCCCAGAGCGACCCCGACCCGACCGTCCGGGCGGCTGCGATCCGTGCGCTGAACCTGACCCGCAGCGGTGAGCCGGCCGTGTTCGTGTCGAGTCTGAACGCTGACGAACCGCTGGTGCGTCTCGAAGCGGCGAAAGCCCTCTCCAACCTGCCGGACGAGTCGGCCGTCCAGCCGCTGCTGAAGGTGGCCGAGGACAAGATGGAAGACATCGACATCCGCATCGCTGCGGCCGACGCGCTCAAGCACTACCCCCAACTCGACGTGGCTCGCCGGCTGGCCAACCTCGTCGGTGACAACGATTTCTCGATCGCCTGGCAAGCGGGCCAGTCGCTCAAGTACCTCACCGGCATGGACTACGACTACCGGCCCGGCCAATGGCTCACATTCCTCAGCGAGAGCGAGAAGCCGTTCGGGTAA